One window from the genome of Marinobacter sp. LV10R510-11A encodes:
- a CDS encoding zinc-dependent peptidase, which translates to MSSAIVFAVFAAAFIASAVFYLFFYRSWRRDRELKQPFPKIWRKHLQSTVPLYRRLPAQLQQTLERHVQLFLSEKNFYGCDGFEVTDRVRVAIAGHACLLILKRSYTDFDDVRSILVYPDVYQVQASERDGMVVGVSNQVRAGEASSLGQVVLAWSECESGAINPESTHNVILHEFAHQLDYLDGTADGAPPLSGDHVEEWQQTMTIAYDDLRHSLRHHRKSWLDPYGATKPAEFFAVLTETFYQQPQHLKDQQPAVYDLLCDFYRIDPGELTQS; encoded by the coding sequence ATGTCGTCAGCAATTGTATTTGCAGTCTTCGCCGCTGCCTTCATCGCATCGGCTGTTTTCTATCTGTTCTTCTACCGCTCATGGCGGCGGGATCGGGAACTAAAACAACCCTTCCCGAAGATCTGGCGAAAACACCTTCAATCGACAGTGCCCCTGTACCGGCGACTGCCGGCGCAGCTTCAGCAAACGCTGGAAAGACACGTTCAGCTGTTTCTCTCAGAGAAGAACTTCTATGGATGTGATGGGTTTGAGGTGACTGACCGCGTTCGGGTAGCCATTGCGGGGCACGCCTGTTTACTGATTCTCAAGAGATCGTACACCGACTTCGACGACGTACGCAGTATCCTTGTATACCCGGATGTCTACCAGGTGCAGGCATCGGAGCGGGATGGCATGGTCGTTGGCGTCAGCAATCAGGTTCGCGCAGGTGAAGCCTCATCCCTGGGGCAAGTGGTGCTAGCTTGGTCAGAATGTGAAAGCGGGGCGATAAACCCTGAGAGCACGCACAACGTGATCCTTCACGAGTTTGCCCATCAGCTTGATTATCTGGATGGAACCGCAGACGGCGCGCCACCACTGAGCGGAGACCACGTCGAAGAGTGGCAGCAAACCATGACCATTGCCTACGACGATCTCCGGCATTCACTGAGGCACCACCGCAAAAGCTGGCTCGACCCTTACGGCGCCACAAAGCCCGCTGAGTTCTTTGCCGTACTGACAGAAACCTTTTATCAGCAACCACAACACCTAAAAGACCAACAGCCGGCGGTGTATGACCTGCTTTGCGACTTCTACAGAATAGACCCTGGCGAGCTAACCCAAAGCTAA
- a CDS encoding HlyD family secretion protein produces the protein MGKLLRIGLTLLVVAVAVIAGTWVWDHYLYSPWTRDGRIRAEVITIAPDVTGWVTELSVKNNQAVSKGDPLFTVDDVRYQAELAEREAKLAQARTGWDLARHQYERRQGMSDRQAISEEGLEVYGIRAESAKASYELAQAELSSAQIDLERTNVLAPESGTVNNLTLRKGNYVARGSAVLSLIKKDSFYVTGYFEETKLQLVRIGQKARITLVSGDESLTGEVVSIARGIADPNTSSDSQMLPQVQQAFNWVRLAQRIPVEIALDPLPEDVNISAGMTVSIYLEADPENE, from the coding sequence ATGGGAAAACTGCTACGTATTGGACTGACATTACTGGTGGTGGCTGTTGCGGTTATCGCGGGTACTTGGGTCTGGGATCACTACTTGTATTCGCCCTGGACGCGGGACGGCCGAATTCGGGCGGAAGTTATAACGATTGCCCCTGATGTCACCGGCTGGGTGACCGAGTTGAGCGTGAAAAATAACCAAGCGGTGAGTAAGGGCGACCCTCTTTTCACGGTTGATGATGTGCGTTACCAGGCAGAGCTTGCGGAGAGAGAGGCCAAGTTAGCTCAGGCGCGCACCGGTTGGGATCTCGCCAGGCATCAGTATGAGCGTCGGCAGGGCATGTCTGATCGTCAAGCGATCAGTGAGGAGGGTCTGGAGGTATACGGCATTCGTGCCGAGTCGGCCAAAGCCAGCTATGAGCTGGCACAGGCAGAGCTAAGCTCTGCCCAAATCGACCTAGAACGGACAAACGTTCTGGCGCCAGAGAGCGGTACGGTTAACAACCTTACATTGCGGAAGGGGAATTACGTAGCTCGAGGGTCAGCGGTATTGTCGCTGATCAAAAAAGATTCTTTTTACGTGACCGGCTATTTTGAAGAAACCAAACTGCAGCTAGTGCGAATAGGGCAGAAGGCACGAATCACACTCGTGTCTGGCGATGAGAGCCTTACTGGTGAGGTGGTCAGCATTGCCCGTGGTATAGCAGACCCGAACACCAGTAGTGACAGCCAAATGCTGCCCCAAGTACAGCAAGCCTTTAACTGGGTGCGCCTTGCGCAGCGAATCCCAGTAGAGATCGCGCTCGACCCGCTGCCGGAAGATGTGAATATCAGTGCCGGCATGACGGTTTCCATTTATCTGGAAGCCGATCCGGAAAACGAGTGA
- a CDS encoding crotonase/enoyl-CoA hydratase family protein has product MTDLVNYTLNEGVATLVINNGKANALSHDVFEALNKALDQAEQDKAVVILTGQPGIFSGGYDLKEMQKGMKEATALVTVGSTFTRRLAAFPFPIIGACSGHAIAKGAFIMLSVDYRVGIEGSFKLGLNEVAIGMTMHHAGIEIARHRLAPAHFYRSVINAEIYSPEGAVAAGYLDEVVAQDQLLSRANELAQGFRKLSLKAHAQTKLKAKAGYLELLDRSIEMDSESLGLTP; this is encoded by the coding sequence GTGACCGACTTAGTAAATTACACGCTGAATGAGGGTGTCGCGACACTCGTTATTAATAACGGGAAAGCGAATGCCCTGAGCCACGACGTGTTTGAAGCGCTGAACAAAGCTCTCGACCAAGCCGAGCAGGATAAGGCCGTGGTAATCCTGACGGGGCAGCCGGGAATCTTCTCCGGTGGCTACGACCTGAAGGAAATGCAAAAAGGCATGAAGGAGGCCACCGCACTGGTTACCGTGGGCTCAACATTTACCCGTCGCCTGGCAGCTTTCCCGTTTCCGATCATTGGTGCATGCAGTGGTCACGCCATTGCTAAGGGCGCGTTTATCATGCTGTCGGTGGACTACCGGGTGGGTATTGAGGGCAGCTTCAAGCTGGGTCTCAACGAAGTGGCGATAGGCATGACCATGCACCACGCCGGCATCGAGATTGCGCGGCACCGCCTTGCGCCTGCACATTTCTACCGTTCCGTTATCAATGCCGAAATCTACAGTCCTGAAGGCGCTGTGGCAGCTGGCTACTTGGATGAAGTGGTTGCGCAGGATCAGCTTCTTAGCCGTGCGAACGAATTGGCCCAAGGGTTCCGTAAATTGAGCTTGAAAGCACACGCCCAGACCAAGCTGAAAGCCAAAGCCGGGTATCTTGAGTTGCTGGATCGCAGCATCGAGATGGATTCTGAAAGCCTAGGCCTTACGCCCTAA
- a CDS encoding DUF1656 domain-containing protein, producing MNRTYHQTLNRKSRRQNDGNKDDMLHEMSIGGMLFSPLVVLVPLAFILATATRLCLYYLGLRRYIWKEAWFDVAVFVCYLAAIVYLFGD from the coding sequence TTGAATCGCACCTATCATCAAACACTTAATCGAAAATCACGACGGCAGAACGACGGTAATAAGGATGACATGCTTCACGAGATGAGTATTGGTGGAATGTTGTTCAGCCCATTAGTGGTGCTGGTGCCTCTGGCGTTTATCTTGGCGACCGCTACGCGTTTGTGCCTGTATTACTTGGGCCTGCGCCGCTATATCTGGAAAGAAGCGTGGTTCGACGTGGCTGTCTTCGTCTGCTATCTGGCGGCTATTGTTTATCTGTTCGGGGATTAA